In the Azospirillum ramasamyi genome, one interval contains:
- a CDS encoding ABC transporter substrate-binding protein, with the protein MRRALPLLIGLLAASSCLSSAARADDTLSFPVLVPLTGFLSLEGTSQRNGAVLALQQTPAGVAIASDIVDTGTSPEAAVTALERAAGRGTVGAVAASMLGTQMLAMLPLAEELKLPLVTVSGTASITEQGNPWVFRFFPGDAVTKAAHARYVVEELGKRQPAVIYQTTAYGQSGKAHLDAAFKELGVTPVFEEGVDPAAKDLLPVLTKALAAKPDVLVLHLHSGPTALLLRQASSSGVAVPIVAGSAMHQPSTAALLEPAELKGVCAETAASPISGDTPEVKAFTDSYRAAFGKEPDAFALGQYDGMTMVLEAVKAGARTPDAIAKTLSTETFKGLAMTYKSDGKGNMAHSAVIVCYDGTSRVPVVAKRYDNPALAAK; encoded by the coding sequence ATGCGGCGCGCGCTTCCTCTTCTGATCGGCCTGCTGGCCGCATCGTCCTGCCTGTCGTCCGCCGCACGGGCCGACGACACGCTGTCCTTTCCGGTGCTGGTGCCGCTGACCGGCTTCCTGTCGCTGGAGGGAACCAGCCAGCGCAACGGTGCGGTGCTGGCGCTGCAGCAGACCCCGGCCGGCGTCGCCATCGCCTCCGACATCGTCGATACCGGCACCTCGCCCGAAGCGGCGGTGACGGCGCTGGAGCGCGCCGCCGGCCGCGGCACGGTCGGGGCGGTCGCCGCCAGCATGCTCGGCACCCAGATGCTGGCGATGCTGCCGCTGGCGGAGGAACTGAAGCTGCCGCTGGTCACCGTGTCGGGCACCGCCTCGATCACCGAGCAGGGCAACCCTTGGGTCTTCCGCTTCTTCCCCGGCGACGCCGTGACCAAGGCCGCCCATGCCCGCTATGTGGTGGAGGAACTGGGCAAGCGGCAGCCCGCCGTCATCTACCAGACCACCGCCTATGGGCAGAGCGGCAAGGCGCATCTCGACGCCGCCTTCAAGGAGCTGGGCGTCACCCCGGTGTTCGAGGAGGGGGTGGACCCGGCGGCCAAGGATCTGCTGCCGGTTCTGACCAAGGCGCTGGCCGCCAAGCCCGACGTGCTGGTGCTGCATCTGCATTCCGGCCCGACCGCCCTGCTGTTGCGGCAGGCGTCGTCCAGCGGGGTGGCCGTGCCCATCGTCGCCGGCTCCGCCATGCATCAGCCGAGCACCGCGGCCCTGCTGGAACCGGCCGAGCTGAAGGGCGTCTGTGCCGAGACCGCGGCCTCGCCCATTTCCGGCGACACGCCGGAGGTCAAGGCGTTCACCGACTCCTACCGCGCCGCCTTCGGCAAGGAACCGGACGCCTTCGCGCTCGGCCAGTATGACGGCATGACCATGGTGCTGGAGGCGGTGAAGGCCGGCGCTCGCACACCGGATGCCATCGCCAAGACGCTGTCGACGGAGACCTTCAAGGGCCTCGCCATGACCTACAAATCCGACGGCAAGGGCAACATGGCCCATTCCGCCGTCATCGTCTGCTATGACGGGACCAGCCGCGTGCCGGTGGTGGCGAAGCGGTACGACAACCCCGCGCTCGCGGCGAAGTGA
- a CDS encoding branched-chain amino acid ABC transporter permease: MAALQLLVNGVALGAAYALVALGFVLVLNATSAVNFAQGDLVMAGGLLAVALAPLIPLPGIALLPVVLALMAALGLLLALAAYLPLRRRPPVSVFISTIAIGIILQNGAAILFGPEPRAAPPLFGDNTLYLGGLAVPEQSLAIVAVAALLIGAQQWVFARTQLGRRLRATAQDPEMARACGVPVTAMILVTFAIGAACAGAAGLLLANRYFVTPTAGGDLILKAYIAVTIGGWGSVPGAVVGALLIALFEVGVSSVLSYPVALGALYLTLLAILVLRPQGLFGEAVRRRG; this comes from the coding sequence ATGGCGGCGCTTCAACTGCTGGTCAACGGCGTCGCGCTGGGGGCGGCCTATGCCCTGGTGGCGCTGGGCTTCGTGCTGGTGCTCAACGCCACCTCGGCGGTGAATTTCGCCCAGGGCGACCTTGTGATGGCCGGCGGGCTGCTGGCGGTGGCGCTGGCGCCGCTGATCCCGCTGCCGGGCATCGCCCTGCTGCCGGTGGTGCTGGCGCTGATGGCGGCGCTCGGGCTGCTGCTGGCGCTGGCGGCCTATCTGCCGCTGCGCCGCCGGCCGCCGGTGTCGGTCTTCATCAGCACCATCGCCATCGGCATCATCCTGCAGAACGGCGCGGCCATCCTGTTCGGGCCGGAACCGCGCGCCGCGCCGCCGCTGTTCGGCGACAACACGCTTTACCTGGGCGGGCTGGCGGTTCCCGAGCAGTCACTCGCCATCGTCGCGGTGGCGGCGCTGCTGATCGGCGCGCAGCAATGGGTGTTCGCCCGCACGCAGCTGGGTCGCCGGCTGCGCGCCACGGCGCAGGACCCCGAGATGGCGCGGGCCTGCGGCGTCCCCGTCACCGCGATGATCCTGGTGACCTTCGCCATCGGAGCCGCCTGCGCCGGGGCGGCCGGGCTGCTGCTGGCCAACCGCTATTTCGTCACCCCGACCGCAGGCGGGGACCTGATCTTGAAGGCGTACATCGCGGTGACCATCGGGGGCTGGGGCTCCGTGCCGGGGGCGGTGGTCGGGGCGCTGCTGATCGCGCTGTTCGAAGTGGGGGTGTCGTCGGTGCTGTCGTATCCGGTGGCGCTGGGCGCGCTGTACCTGACGCTGCTGGCGATCCTGGTGCTGCGCCCGCAGGGCCTGTTCGGCGAAGCGGTGCGGCGCCGTGGCTGA
- a CDS encoding DMT family transporter, which translates to MTDAETADLLPAEADSVPYAVGCFLGAILLFAAMDTLIKLLTADYPVPQLMFVRSLVALLLVGGYTLWRGGGIAAMRTRRPWGHVWRAFAGLISMGCFFYAFRELPLADVYVLSFAGPLFITALSAPLLGEPVGWRRWAAVVVGFGGVVVMAQPSTGAPLVPVLVGLCAALFYALAALAVRGLSRTETSASIVLYLLLTTTVVSGALTIPVWTAPTAAALGLMALVGAIGAGAQVLLTQAFRRAPPAVVAPFEYTGMLWASLFGWLVFGDLPTAPVLAGAMVIIGSGLYILHRETMAARRRLGS; encoded by the coding sequence ATGACCGACGCCGAGACCGCCGACCTGCTGCCTGCCGAAGCCGATTCGGTTCCCTATGCCGTTGGCTGCTTCCTGGGCGCGATCCTGCTGTTCGCGGCGATGGACACGCTGATCAAGCTCCTGACCGCGGACTACCCGGTGCCGCAGCTGATGTTCGTGCGCTCCCTGGTCGCCCTGCTGCTGGTCGGCGGCTACACGCTGTGGCGCGGCGGCGGGATCGCGGCGATGCGGACGCGGCGGCCCTGGGGGCATGTCTGGCGGGCCTTCGCCGGCCTTATCTCCATGGGATGCTTCTTCTATGCGTTCCGCGAGCTGCCGCTGGCCGACGTCTATGTGCTGAGCTTCGCCGGGCCGCTGTTCATCACGGCGCTGTCGGCGCCGCTGCTGGGGGAGCCGGTGGGCTGGCGGCGCTGGGCCGCGGTGGTGGTCGGGTTCGGCGGCGTGGTTGTGATGGCGCAGCCGTCCACCGGGGCGCCGCTGGTGCCGGTGCTGGTGGGGCTGTGCGCCGCGCTGTTCTATGCGCTGGCGGCGCTGGCGGTGCGCGGGCTGTCGCGGACGGAGACCAGCGCGTCGATCGTGCTCTATCTGCTGCTGACGACGACGGTGGTCAGCGGTGCGCTTACCATTCCCGTCTGGACGGCGCCGACCGCCGCGGCCCTGGGGCTGATGGCGCTGGTCGGGGCGATCGGCGCCGGGGCACAGGTGCTGCTGACCCAGGCCTTCCGCCGCGCGCCGCCGGCCGTGGTGGCGCCCTTCGAATATACCGGCATGCTCTGGGCCAGCCTGTTCGGCTGGCTGGTGTTCGGCGACCTGCCGACCGCGCCGGTTCTGGCCGGAGCAATGGTCATCATCGGCAGCGGGCTCTACATCCTGCATCGTGAAACCATGGCGGCGCGCCGCCGGCTGGGTTCTTGA
- a CDS encoding ABC transporter permease has translation MLLSGSGKGQPGAVPGWVGYALLPVLNLVAAFVLSGLVILVIGENPVDVLSLLLTEALGYPEAIGYTLYYTTSYIFTGLAVAIAFHCGLFNIGGEGQAYLGGLGTGLVALALTGWPWPVAAVLAILASALFGAAWAFIPAWLQAKRGSHIVITTIMFNFIAASLMTWLLVDVLIRPGSQSPETREFDPGVWLPSMDRALGWFGIAIPASPLNLSFLWALACCVLFHIFLRRTRWGYELRTVGRNERAAVYAGISPARNIIIAMLISGALAGFVGVNEILGVQHRVILNFTGGVGFVGIAVALMGRNHPVGIILAALLFGVLAQGGSQLSFEYPTINRELVMVIQGLVILFAGAMENLFRPQVEALFRRRRGAAAAADATTGGKG, from the coding sequence GTGCTGCTGAGCGGATCGGGAAAGGGTCAGCCGGGCGCCGTGCCGGGTTGGGTCGGGTATGCGCTGCTGCCGGTTCTCAACCTCGTCGCCGCCTTCGTGCTGTCGGGGCTGGTGATCCTGGTGATCGGCGAGAACCCGGTGGACGTGCTGTCGCTGCTGCTGACGGAAGCTTTGGGCTACCCGGAGGCGATCGGCTACACGCTCTACTACACGACCAGCTACATCTTCACCGGGCTGGCGGTGGCCATCGCCTTCCATTGCGGGCTGTTCAACATCGGCGGCGAGGGGCAGGCCTATCTGGGCGGGCTCGGCACCGGGCTGGTGGCGCTGGCGCTGACCGGCTGGCCCTGGCCGGTGGCGGCGGTGCTGGCGATCCTGGCCTCGGCGCTGTTCGGCGCCGCCTGGGCCTTCATCCCGGCCTGGCTGCAGGCCAAGCGCGGCAGCCACATCGTCATCACGACGATCATGTTCAACTTCATCGCCGCGTCGCTGATGACCTGGCTTCTGGTCGACGTGCTGATCCGCCCCGGCAGCCAGTCGCCCGAGACGCGCGAATTCGATCCCGGCGTCTGGCTTCCCTCGATGGACCGGGCTCTGGGCTGGTTCGGCATCGCCATTCCAGCCTCGCCGCTCAACCTGTCCTTCCTGTGGGCGCTGGCCTGCTGCGTCCTGTTCCACATCTTCCTGCGCCGCACCCGCTGGGGCTACGAGCTGCGCACCGTCGGCCGGAACGAGCGGGCGGCGGTCTATGCCGGCATCTCGCCCGCGCGGAACATCATCATCGCCATGCTGATCTCCGGCGCGCTGGCCGGCTTCGTCGGCGTGAACGAGATCCTGGGCGTGCAGCACCGGGTCATCCTGAACTTCACCGGCGGCGTCGGCTTCGTCGGCATCGCCGTGGCGCTGATGGGGCGCAACCACCCGGTCGGGATCATTCTGGCCGCCTTGCTGTTCGGGGTTCTGGCGCAGGGCGGCAGCCAGCTGTCCTTCGAATACCCCACGATCAACCGCGAGCTGGTGATGGTCATCCAGGGTCTGGTCATCCTGTTCGCCGGCGCGATGGAAAACCTGTTCAGGCCGCAGGTGGAGGCGCTGTTCCGCCGCCGCCGCGGTGCCGCCGCCGCCGCGGATGCCACCACCGGGGGAAAGGGCTGA
- the deoC gene encoding deoxyribose-phosphate aldolase gives MLDLTSLNGDDTDRVVEALCARAVTPVGPVAAVCVWARFVPTARKALDGTPVKVATVVNFPSGEADAASVAAETRRAIADGADEIDVVLPYKAFIDGARTQPMNVVKACREACADKALMKVILESGAFPDPDLLAWAARDAIAAGADFLKTSTGKTQPAATLPAAAVILDSIYESGKTVGFKAAGGIRDAAEAARYLALADHILGDGWATPQTFRFGASSLLDALLAAAGHSGREGEGEREGEREPAPAGGY, from the coding sequence ATGCTCGACCTCACCAGCCTGAACGGCGACGACACCGACCGCGTGGTGGAGGCACTCTGCGCCCGCGCGGTCACGCCGGTCGGCCCGGTGGCCGCGGTCTGCGTCTGGGCGCGATTCGTGCCCACCGCCCGCAAGGCGCTGGACGGCACGCCGGTGAAGGTCGCCACCGTGGTGAACTTCCCCAGCGGCGAGGCCGACGCAGCGTCGGTGGCGGCGGAAACCCGGCGCGCCATCGCCGACGGGGCGGACGAGATCGACGTCGTGCTGCCCTACAAGGCCTTCATCGACGGCGCCCGCACCCAGCCGATGAACGTCGTGAAAGCCTGCCGCGAGGCCTGCGCCGACAAGGCGCTGATGAAGGTCATCCTGGAATCGGGGGCTTTCCCCGACCCCGATCTGCTGGCCTGGGCGGCGCGCGACGCCATCGCCGCCGGTGCCGATTTCCTCAAGACCTCCACCGGCAAGACCCAGCCGGCGGCCACCCTTCCGGCGGCGGCGGTGATTCTCGACAGCATCTATGAATCCGGCAAGACCGTCGGCTTCAAGGCCGCCGGCGGCATCCGCGATGCGGCGGAGGCGGCGCGTTATCTGGCGCTGGCCGACCATATCCTGGGCGACGGCTGGGCGACGCCGCAGACCTTCCGTTTCGGCGCCTCCAGCCTGCTCGACGCGCTGCTGGCCGCCGCCGGGCATAGCGGACGGGAAGGCGAAGGCGAACGCGAGGGCGAGCGCGAACCGGCCCCGGCGGGAGGGTACTGA
- a CDS encoding purine-nucleoside phosphorylase — translation MTAARAAADILHRAPGHRPRVGIVLGSGLGGIADRIADGIPIPYADIAGFPVPSVSGHAGRLVVGRLGGVEVACMQGRVHAYEGKGFDALKTAVRALKLAGCDTLVLTAAAGSLRLEVGPGRLMAISDHLNLLGANPLTGPNDEAFGERFPSMTDAWDPGLRGLLKEVADGLAIDLAEGVYAAYPGPSFETPAEVRMMKLLGADAVGMSTVPECIVARHCGLRVVGCAVVTNLGVGLGDGPVDHHQTLTAASAAAADLERLLVGFLERLHEKDGSRS, via the coding sequence ATGACCGCAGCCCGCGCCGCCGCGGACATCCTTCACCGCGCCCCCGGCCATCGGCCGCGGGTCGGCATCGTGCTGGGCTCCGGCCTGGGCGGAATCGCCGACCGCATCGCCGACGGAATCCCCATCCCCTACGCCGACATCGCCGGCTTCCCCGTCCCCAGCGTGTCCGGCCATGCCGGGCGGCTGGTGGTCGGGCGGCTGGGCGGTGTCGAGGTCGCCTGCATGCAGGGCCGCGTCCACGCCTATGAGGGCAAGGGCTTCGACGCGCTGAAGACCGCGGTGCGGGCGCTGAAGCTGGCCGGCTGCGACACGCTGGTTCTGACCGCCGCCGCCGGCTCGCTGCGGCTGGAGGTCGGGCCGGGCCGGCTGATGGCGATCAGCGACCACCTGAACCTGCTGGGCGCCAACCCGCTGACCGGTCCGAACGACGAGGCCTTCGGCGAGCGCTTTCCCAGCATGACCGACGCCTGGGATCCGGGGCTTCGCGGCCTGCTGAAGGAGGTGGCGGACGGCCTCGCCATCGATCTGGCCGAGGGGGTCTATGCCGCCTATCCCGGCCCGTCCTTCGAGACGCCGGCCGAGGTGCGGATGATGAAGCTGCTCGGCGCCGACGCGGTCGGCATGTCCACCGTGCCGGAATGCATCGTCGCGCGCCATTGCGGCCTGCGGGTCGTCGGATGCGCCGTCGTCACCAACCTGGGCGTCGGGCTCGGCGACGGGCCGGTCGACCATCACCAGACGCTGACCGCCGCATCGGCGGCAGCCGCCGACCTGGAGCGCCTGTTGGTCGGCTTCCTCGAACGCCTGCATGAAAAGGACGGGTCCCGGTCATGA
- a CDS encoding ABC transporter ATP-binding protein produces MSESHAGALLSVRGLTAGYGGATALDGVSLTVAAGETVALLGANGAGKSTLLKALLGLVPARGELSFDGADLGPLATEARVRRGIGYVPEGRRVFPGMSVRDNLEVAGLPAARDRARDVERVFALFPDLAAKSRESAWRLSGGQQQMLSLGRALMGRPRLLLLDEPSLGLSPKLADEVFAAVGRISSAGTAVLLAEQSAARALAVAPRAVLLRLGRVVGDGPVAALSEEALRDAFFGV; encoded by the coding sequence ATGAGTGAAAGTCATGCAGGCGCGCTGCTGTCCGTCCGCGGCCTGACCGCCGGCTATGGCGGGGCGACGGCGCTCGACGGCGTGTCGCTGACCGTCGCGGCGGGAGAGACGGTGGCGCTGCTCGGCGCCAACGGGGCCGGGAAATCGACGCTGCTGAAGGCGCTGCTCGGCCTCGTGCCGGCGCGTGGGGAGTTGAGCTTCGACGGTGCCGATCTCGGCCCGCTGGCGACGGAGGCGCGGGTCCGGCGCGGCATCGGCTATGTGCCGGAGGGGCGGCGGGTCTTCCCCGGCATGAGCGTGCGCGACAATCTGGAAGTGGCCGGCCTGCCCGCCGCCCGTGACCGCGCGCGGGATGTCGAGCGTGTCTTCGCCCTGTTCCCCGATCTGGCGGCCAAGAGCCGGGAAAGCGCGTGGCGCCTGTCCGGCGGGCAGCAGCAGATGCTGAGCCTTGGCCGTGCGCTGATGGGGCGGCCGCGCCTGCTGCTGCTGGACGAACCGTCGTTGGGCCTGTCGCCCAAGCTGGCCGACGAGGTTTTCGCCGCGGTCGGCCGCATCTCCTCCGCCGGCACCGCCGTGCTTCTGGCCGAGCAGAGCGCGGCGCGTGCCCTGGCGGTCGCCCCGCGCGCCGTCCTGCTGCGGCTGGGCCGGGTGGTGGGCGACGGGCCGGTGGCGGCGCTGTCGGAAGAGGCGCTGCGCGATGCGTTCTTCGGCGTTTAA
- the cdd gene encoding cytidine deaminase encodes MTDTPELERLIEAARAARGNAHAPYSRFKVGAAILGESGRVFAGCNVENAAYPQGQCAEASAIGAMVTAGDRRIRAIVVMGGEAGAEDICTPCGGCRQRIREFATPDTPVHICDPAGLRRSFPLETLLPESFGPTNLAF; translated from the coding sequence ATGACCGACACGCCCGAGCTGGAACGCCTGATCGAAGCCGCCCGCGCCGCGCGCGGGAACGCCCACGCCCCCTATTCCAGGTTCAAGGTCGGCGCGGCGATCCTCGGCGAATCGGGGCGCGTCTTCGCCGGGTGCAATGTGGAGAACGCGGCCTATCCGCAGGGCCAATGCGCGGAAGCGAGCGCCATCGGCGCCATGGTCACGGCCGGCGACCGCCGCATCCGCGCCATCGTCGTGATGGGCGGCGAGGCGGGGGCGGAGGACATCTGTACCCCCTGCGGCGGCTGCCGCCAGCGCATCCGCGAATTCGCGACACCTGACACGCCGGTCCACATCTGCGATCCCGCCGGGCTGCGGAGGAGTTTTCCGCTGGAAACCCTGTTGCCGGAATCCTTCGGCCCAACCAATTTAGCCTTCTGA
- a CDS encoding (2Fe-2S) ferredoxin domain-containing protein has product MPLDLPRTFRHHVFCCAQQRPPGHPRGSCAAKGAHPLWQRLDHKIQGKGLADVGMALTGCLGFCSAGPLMVVYPEGVWYRPETPEDIDEIVASHLVNDVPVERLVMVLTR; this is encoded by the coding sequence ATGCCGCTCGATCTGCCGCGGACCTTCCGCCACCACGTGTTCTGCTGCGCCCAGCAACGCCCGCCCGGCCATCCGCGCGGCAGCTGCGCCGCCAAGGGCGCGCATCCGCTGTGGCAGCGGCTGGACCACAAAATCCAGGGCAAGGGCCTTGCCGATGTCGGCATGGCGCTGACGGGCTGCCTCGGCTTCTGCTCCGCCGGGCCGCTGATGGTGGTGTATCCCGAAGGCGTCTGGTACCGGCCGGAGACGCCGGAGGACATCGACGAGATCGTCGCGTCGCATCTGGTCAACGATGTGCCGGTCGAGCGGCTGGTGATGGTGCTGACGCGGTGA
- a CDS encoding ABC transporter permease has translation MEDALLLALQLLGATIRVATPLVLAAFAGMYCERAGVVDIGLEGKMLAGAFFAAAVASVTVNPWLGLLAGIAAGVALAMVHGFACITHNGNQVVSGMAINILVAGLAPSLAYAWFQQGGQTPLLPGQARIPSVELPGVEALAGVPVLGPIYRELLNGNNILIWVTLVLVIATQWVLYRSRFGLRLRAVGENPAAVDTAGLSVAKLRYQALIVTGVLTGMAGAYLSTAHGAGFVRDMTAGKGYLALAALIFGKWRPGPTLFACLLFAFTDAVQVRLQGVELPVIGVVPVQFIQMLPYVLTVLLLAGFVGKAIAPKASGIPYVKER, from the coding sequence ATGGAGGACGCGCTTCTTCTGGCGCTGCAGCTGCTGGGCGCCACCATCCGGGTGGCGACGCCGCTGGTGCTGGCCGCCTTCGCCGGGATGTATTGCGAGCGGGCTGGCGTGGTCGACATCGGGCTGGAAGGCAAGATGCTGGCCGGCGCCTTCTTCGCCGCCGCGGTCGCCTCCGTCACCGTCAATCCGTGGCTCGGGCTGCTGGCCGGCATCGCCGCGGGGGTGGCGCTGGCGATGGTCCATGGCTTCGCCTGCATCACCCACAACGGCAATCAGGTGGTGTCGGGCATGGCGATCAACATCCTGGTCGCCGGGCTGGCGCCGTCGCTGGCCTATGCCTGGTTCCAGCAGGGCGGACAGACCCCGCTGCTGCCCGGTCAGGCGCGCATCCCCTCGGTGGAACTGCCGGGGGTGGAGGCATTGGCCGGCGTGCCCGTGCTGGGGCCGATCTACCGCGAGCTGTTGAACGGCAACAACATCCTGATCTGGGTGACGCTGGTCCTGGTGATCGCCACCCAATGGGTGCTCTACCGCTCCCGATTCGGGCTGCGGCTGCGGGCGGTGGGCGAGAATCCGGCGGCGGTGGACACCGCCGGCCTGTCGGTGGCAAAGCTGCGCTATCAGGCGCTGATCGTCACCGGCGTGCTGACCGGCATGGCGGGGGCCTATCTGTCCACCGCCCATGGCGCCGGCTTCGTCCGCGACATGACCGCCGGAAAGGGCTATCTGGCGCTGGCGGCGCTGATCTTCGGCAAATGGCGGCCGGGGCCGACCCTGTTCGCCTGCCTGCTGTTCGCCTTCACCGACGCGGTGCAGGTGCGGCTCCAGGGCGTGGAATTGCCGGTGATCGGCGTGGTTCCGGTACAGTTCATCCAGATGCTTCCCTATGTGCTGACCGTGCTGCTGCTGGCCGGCTTCGTCGGCAAGGCCATCGCTCCGAAGGCGAGCGGCATCCCCTATGTCAAGGAACGCTGA
- a CDS encoding ABC transporter permease subunit codes for MPCIPLTPTLSPGGRGRLVGAESIALFAGALALLVYALAFASPYGLRVLTVAGVYALAAFGFQIVFGLGGALSLAQGAFFGVGAYVTGILGSRYGLGFEATFPLSMLVPLLLALPIGLAVLRLESHYFALATLGIAQVLHLLAVNLPELTGGSNGLAGVPAVVLFGWTVPRGLPMAALVWGLVALGGLVGWLLARGRLGRSLTMLRDDPLAAGTLGLDVGRLRLTAFGISALFAGAAGALAVHTQRVVSPEVLEFPVMVSILTIAIVGGRGRMAGAVLGAVLLLHLPEWFRFLERGYLVVYGMALLLTILLAPDGLTGLLDRAAGRLFGRNARALPEAREPPRPPASADGLTVEGLAKSFGGVRAVDGVSLELRPGGITGLIGPNGSGKTTVINLLSGLERPDSGRVRLGGRDVTGARADRLACAGLARSFQAATLPEGAGVLEAVAAARLAFDPDAATAEAHARWALDRLGVGDLAGQSCDGLPAALRRRVELARALVRRPAVLLLDEPAAGLTDGEKAELAALLRDLAGEGMAVLLVEHDMGFLLPLAGRVLCLDRGRVIYDGPAGGVRRDPVVAAAYLGRAGDAQ; via the coding sequence TTGCCATGCATCCCCCTCACCCCAACCCTCTCCCCGGGGGGGAGAGGAAGGCTCGTCGGGGCGGAGAGTATCGCGCTGTTCGCAGGCGCCCTCGCTCTCCTGGTCTACGCGCTCGCTTTCGCCTCGCCCTACGGCCTGCGCGTCCTGACCGTCGCCGGGGTCTATGCGCTGGCGGCTTTCGGATTCCAGATCGTCTTCGGCCTTGGCGGCGCGTTGTCTCTGGCGCAGGGCGCCTTCTTCGGCGTCGGCGCCTATGTGACGGGCATCCTTGGCAGCCGCTACGGGCTTGGCTTCGAGGCGACCTTCCCGCTGTCGATGCTGGTGCCGCTGCTGCTGGCGCTGCCGATCGGGCTGGCGGTGCTGCGGCTGGAGTCGCATTATTTCGCCCTGGCGACGCTGGGCATCGCCCAGGTCCTTCATCTGCTTGCGGTCAACCTGCCGGAGCTGACCGGCGGCTCCAACGGATTGGCCGGGGTGCCGGCGGTGGTGCTGTTCGGCTGGACGGTGCCGCGCGGCTTGCCGATGGCGGCGCTGGTCTGGGGGCTGGTGGCGCTGGGCGGACTGGTCGGGTGGCTGCTGGCGCGCGGGCGGCTCGGCCGGTCGCTGACGATGCTGCGCGACGATCCTCTGGCGGCGGGAACCTTGGGGCTCGACGTCGGGCGGCTGCGGCTGACCGCCTTCGGCATCAGCGCCCTGTTCGCCGGAGCGGCGGGGGCGCTGGCGGTCCATACCCAGCGCGTCGTCTCGCCGGAGGTGCTGGAATTCCCGGTCATGGTCTCCATCCTCACCATCGCCATCGTCGGCGGGCGGGGGCGGATGGCCGGCGCGGTGCTGGGCGCGGTGCTGCTGCTGCATCTGCCGGAATGGTTCCGCTTCCTGGAGCGCGGCTATCTGGTGGTCTACGGGATGGCCCTGCTGCTGACCATTCTGCTGGCGCCCGACGGCCTGACCGGACTGCTCGACCGCGCCGCCGGGCGCCTGTTCGGCCGCAACGCCCGCGCCCTGCCTGAGGCGCGCGAACCGCCCCGGCCACCCGCATCGGCGGACGGGCTGACGGTGGAGGGGCTTGCCAAGTCCTTCGGCGGCGTACGGGCGGTGGACGGCGTGTCGCTGGAACTGCGGCCGGGCGGCATCACCGGGCTGATCGGCCCCAACGGGTCGGGCAAGACCACGGTCATCAACCTGCTGTCGGGGCTGGAGCGCCCGGATTCCGGGCGGGTGCGGCTCGGCGGGCGGGACGTCACCGGTGCCCGCGCCGACCGGCTGGCCTGTGCCGGACTGGCCCGCAGCTTCCAGGCGGCGACCCTGCCGGAAGGGGCCGGCGTGCTGGAGGCGGTGGCCGCCGCCCGGCTGGCTTTCGATCCCGATGCGGCGACTGCGGAGGCGCATGCCCGCTGGGCGCTCGACCGGCTGGGCGTCGGCGATCTTGCCGGGCAGAGCTGCGACGGGTTGCCGGCGGCGCTGCGGCGGCGGGTGGAGCTGGCTCGCGCCCTGGTCCGCCGGCCGGCCGTCCTGCTGCTCGACGAGCCCGCCGCCGGGCTGACCGATGGCGAGAAGGCGGAACTGGCCGCGTTGCTGCGCGACCTTGCGGGGGAGGGGATGGCGGTCCTGCTGGTGGAGCATGACATGGGCTTCCTGCTGCCGCTGGCCGGCCGGGTGCTGTGCCTCGACCGCGGGCGGGTGATCTATGACGGCCCGGCCGGCGGGGTGCGCCGGGATCCGGTGGTGGCGGCGGCCTATCTGGGCCGGGCGGGTGACGCTCAATGA